The nucleotide sequence gtattaaagaaatcttccgctgtgcatttgctcattttaaagatattacttggagtcattcatgacatatttcaaaatacgttgcattcgagtcgttgagtttatcaagatcattattaagtcaattatagttggatatattatgaaatggtatgcatggctGGCAACTTcatatgtaatgaaagattgtcttttcaaaacgaatgcaatgtttgtaaaatatatcatatagaggtcaagtacctcgcgatgtaatcaactgttgtgaatcgtttataatcgatacggacttcgtccggatggattaggacgggtcctttcactcttGGGCTGCCATCGCTGATGCTCGGTATTCTGCCTCCGTAGATGATAATGATACTGTCGGTTGTCTCTTACTACACCAAGATATTGATCCCGACCCAAGCATAAACACATACCCAGTAGTTGATCGACGAGTATCATAGTCTCCTGCATAGTCAACATCACAATAGCCGACTAGCTTGCAATCTCCACCTGCTTTGAACATCAAACCATAGCCAATAGTATTCTTCACATACCTCATTATTCGACGAACGGcttcaagatgatgtttcttaggaTCTTGCATATAACGACTCATTACACCAACAACAAATGAAATGCCAGGTCGTGTTAGTGTCAGGTAGATCAAACTTCCCACCAATTTTCTATACATCGTGGTATCTTCAAGATCCTTTCCTTCATGAGCACTTAGCTTAATGTTCAGCTCCATGGGTGTTGAGATTGGCTTACATTGGTGCATCCCGAACTTCACCAGTAAGTCAGCAGCATATTTTCATTGATGAAGAAGTATTCCATCATCGGTTCAATCAATTTCTAAACCAAGAAAATGCTTGAGATGACCGAGATCTCTCATTTGAAACCGAACACACAAATTCTCTTTAATTTGGATAATTTCTTCTTCATAATCTCCACTAATGATTAGATCATCAACATAGACTAACACAATGGCAAGCTTCTGTTTCTCGACCTTTACAAATAAGCTCGAGTCTGCAGTTGTTGATGAATAACCATTATGAGTAAGAAATTCAGCAATCTTACCGTACCAAGCCCTTGGTGCTTGTTTCAAGCCATATATAGCCTTCCGAAGCTTGCAAACGAAGTCAGGATGATCTTTACTTTGAAACCCCATCGGTTGGTTCATATAGATTTCCCGATCCAATTCTCCATGTAGGAACGCGTTTTTCACATCCATTTGCCACAAGCTCCAATTTTTTATAGCAGCAAGTGCTAATAAGACTCGAACAGTAGTTAGCTTTGCTACTGGACTGAAAGTCTCTTCGTAATCGAGTCCGTATTGTTGTGAGAAACCACATGCAACTAAATGAGCCTTATTCCTTTCTATTGAACCATCTGTTCGACGTTTTATTTTGAACACCCATTTACACGAAACGGGTTTAACATCAGGAGGCTTAGCTACAAGTTCCCATGTTTGATTTCTTTCCAGTGCTTCAATCTCTTCTTTCATAGCCTTAACCCATGCTTGATTTTCACTAGCTTCTTCAAAGGATTCTGGTTCTATAGCTTCCTCATCTTCGGCTATGGCAACGTTTGCATACCTAGGGTTTGGCTTTTTAATTCTTTCTGATCTTCTCAATGTAACAGGAGTGTTGCACCTTGGTCAGTTTGATCCCCTGACCTATTAGACACTCCTGTTTGCCATGGATTTTGAGACACGTCATTTTCAACATCTTCACTACTTATTGAAATCTTCATATCTTGATGAAGAATTTGAGAGGTAGCCATTACTTCTTTGAATTCACTTGAATCTGACAATGCTTCACTACTTGtcgaccaccatgaagaagcttcatcaaacacAACGTTTCGAGATGTGTATGACTTTCCGGTTGTTGGATCACAACACCTCCACCCTTTTCGTTGGCTATCATAACCTACAAAAATACATCGTACggctgtaagaccctaatatttattgtacatagagtataAATGGCGTACATGAAGTGTATGATGCAGGGCGTAAATTATAAGCTCAGAAACTGCCCAGaccagtgtgcgcgccgcgcaccataaggtgagcgcgccgcgcactatgcctgcgacagttttctgtctttttctatttttagtttaatgaggggctttttggtcatttcacttgaggccggatctgtggacttatcagctggtttggatccattgttggatcattttcacatccacaaacacactctcaactatctagagagagggggagatttctagagagagaattgaggttttggagaagaagaagcttggtttgatcaaaagctcaagtgttaaagttgttcaccacgttcctagctacgttttggttattgtggtaagttctaactcctaatttcattgtttgattttgatatttaagttagggtttgaacttaaattgtagataaacccatttaaactcttgaagtgagtttagtgatgctagtgatCGGGTttatggttgttgttggtgggttttgggttggtgaacaaattggccatgattaggacttgtaattgggtttaatcactatgtttagtgattatggaagtgttggaacccattatagtgtatttgaaagactaattttgaaataagtcaaaattagggtttatgggtgattttgagaatcatATGTGTTTAACACTGAcgattgggttaaattggcatataaggaccattctcacttgtgttagtgattattggttagtttgggcgcgttttgtgtttgtaagtgcaattggtcaaatttgcactaagtgtcgaattgagttggtttgtaaatccactctaagtgtgttgttgtatttgtgataatggaataggtactttccattgacgggttgcggattattcggtggcattcatcaaggcgacaaggtgagtgttaatatcctatgtgcatatgtatgtgtaggatgggtgcgggtcgggtgaagtggttctcggttatagagctcacttcacatataggtggaattgatggacttgtgtataggtccaattggcacggttgtgcattttggttgaccacctttagcgaagtgcacattttgtgtgtacgttatgaaacgcggttgtgatgtggatgatataaccccaatggcgaagagtttcgatattgagaagtgagtcacgtgtggatgcggattcacgatgacgcgtgtagttttcggtcatcttattgagttgtgaagtggatcacgtgtggatgcggattcacgatgacacgtgtagttcggtcatcttattaaggtagtgatctcgtgtgttttcggattcactaaggctcgtgtagttcggccaacctcgatgttgttgtggtaatgaagatagtagtctcgtgtggatgcggatttactaaggcacgtgtagttcggccaatcttcatcgtGGTAGTTGACTttgggtattgggttaaggggttaaccttggacgtatatatatatatatatatatatatatatatatatatatatatatatatatatatatatatatatatatatatatatatatatatatatattgtcgtgtTGTTgttatgtagctaaccctccgggtgtagcttattggcgttgttcacatcgtcgttggtgaacttatgtttgttgatgtatccttaacttgttgcttagtgatcgtacggtatgcttagcttagcttgcctttatgcttggatgctccggtatgcggtatttgattatttgtgtggcgtgtccattttatgcatatatatgtatgtagtatattttcactcactaagcgttagcttaccctctcgttgtttacatttttatagatttgcatggatgcggtggctcgggtaagcgtggggactagttgtaacgaccctactttttccgttatcttttaccgttaattatttaacgtccgttaattgttattcgtgccacgtcatttctatgatctatattattattttagtaataatatattaattattacgtgttaaatgaatatttgtattcatattttaatttgtacgtttctacgtgtcgcggatttctatccggcgaatcttttcgattttcaaaccaacagtCAAGCTTTTGgggtttttaagtcctaattattttaaatgtgATATTTtagtgtcatatgattatatatagtgtttatatattttattcgtcgcgtatttgttatctctccgaaaaatcaatcgcgtagtagcgttttcgcgtttcgggcttcgttcggacaTTCGGGCCATAAGGAATTTATCATTGGACAaaattggcccactaaggggcccaccctacCCCCATTCAGCCGAAATTTCCCAAGGGAGGGGTGTATAGCttcacttttctctcatttttgtAATTACACTCACTTTTAGCAATTTATCACAAAACCTAGTTACTAGTTTTCTCTCAAAGTTTTTCTTCCTCCTCTTTTCTCCCATTCATGgccgccaccatcatcatcatattcatcaccatcttccattaaaatcaatcttggaatttagggcttttaacatcaacggatttctctcgttctcctctacacgttcatatcatttgattattgattagggtataaaccctaaccctagaacttttaatttttctttatttttatgtattttgattatattttaatagtatgatgatgattacttgttgttgtaatggtgtttgtatgcatagaattactcataaacacatgttttcggtttgataaaattgggacagcagctatttcgtatatttctgatattgtgactgttataaaagttaaaataaagtatctagatgagttcctctcattaagacattaactttagactccggattcatgtcgtttcgattcccggagccctagatatgatcaaaatgatattttgttaaaattgaaaagtgatattggtatgaaccaggtttggtccgactttgtgaccatatttggtgactttagggtgtgttagtgtgttagggttgatgatgggacgaactttcatgttcgggtcatctaaatccgagccacgaatcacccgttacgtctaaaacacgattttgattgaattaaagtttcaagtggggtcatggctgatcatcacgacttgtggcctattcttggtgtgttcttgagtgtaccaaagtgtcgggtggtttgattaggcggagatatatgtaaggctcgccgaaaaccgacacccggggctcaagatacgacccgatgaacttttgatataaaacttatgattaactattaaacttatgataaaaataatggatttcattatcatttaattacttatgataaaaaaagtaattattattatttaagacttaagatatatatttattatatcatttaattattacttatgatttaattaaaattttaattaaacttttaattaataatacttttattattaatggaaaatacttatgataagtattaaacttatattataatattattattataagacttataataaagattaattaattatttaattattataaggcttagttattatttaattataatttaattattaaatacttatgatttaataattataattagaaacttatgatatgattaataattcattattaattaataatacttatgatatgatttaaaatttattattaattaataatacttatattatgactaatatttaattaattaattaaatacttatgttatattaattatatcatttaaacttatattaactttaataattcattttaatttaattaaacttatgttatgacataattagacatatttaactttaataaacattataacttacattattattacaacttacacttttaaaattaacgttgactatgtttgaccaaggttgacttttgagttgacttccggttgactttgactttcaattgacttttgttgactttctaaataaggaaactttccttacttaaaactttctaaaaatagaaactttctaaatttggaaactttccaaaaatagaaactttccaaaaatagaaactttccaaaaatagaaactttccaaaaatggaaacctgctaaaaatagaaactttctaaaaatagaaagtgtgtgtccgtacgctgttccgatcaaaccgatgcatgttgagtattgttctatgactacttgcaacatgtacaatagctatcatactaagacttgacctaagttagttatttatatcgatcttctttatttataggtcggcattgtgatcattcctgatcactttacttcatttgctgttcgcatatttgtgtggttacttcgtttgctattaaggtgagttatagtcccatttttctatttttaatcttttgggatgagaatacatgcaatttattttatattttggacaagtgaaagttggtttaaattatttattgtgagttgaacaaaaatattccctagtctgataactgtaatcactggtttctactggtgaacgagaatcctatagatagatctatcgggtttcacaaccccatttcgagctagtcgcgctagcaatttataatcggaatgtttagtacttcgtattttgttgtagatacacttgttcggtgtatattatttattgtgtttggcaagggtaaataaatggttaagtagttaccaggtggctcacggaaaatggaataatgttttattatatgttttctagcatataattttgtggtccaaaaaggaatttttatgttttcaaacataaatttttattgtttaaattaaatattgttttcaatattaatcctataattcactcaacatttttgttgacagttactcgcatgttttattctcaggttcatgattgattgcttccgctgtgcttagagagtctgcatatttatgatgacagcttttgttaaacattaacttgcattctattttgatacatttaatagtggatgttgttgacttgttttggtcaacttttggttaaataataatgtatggttttttctaaacttacatattttggtaaatttccttttgggaaacttttgaaataaaagaatgcaatgttgttatttaaattcatatagagttatgatcaagctgtgggaccaagataacgatggtcgtcaagtgtactttgacgggtcattaaactagtggacttgcgtagttgcttagaagatcttgcttttggatttgattaggattgggtagcatattccCATTCACCATGCTCgatctttattttgtattaaaagtcatgtggtcgaaacttgtaccttgtacttaaagggtaatttgggcatatgtgggcccggtgtcgtaaaactctttttattattggaacatgttagttttacctaatataacatgtggttaaaagcgtttcgtccaaaagtgtcgggaagcaagagatctttttacgaaaattgggaaaagtggacagcgggctgccaggccctgtgcgcgccgcgcacaggtggggcTGCGCGCCGTGCACCCCATCTGGACAGttcagtttaattttttttttatttcgcgtttttggttggttaacgggttgggttgttacaagtggtatcagagcatggtctaaaggatttaggcgacttgagataggtgcctagacttagacttttgtgtgtaatTAATTTTGTGCGGGACTCGTaagagtacgggtcggaatgggttatagttagtgccttgtttgtagttggactgacgtttatattaatatgcggatattattaatatgtgattGCGTTGTATTTGGTTTATGTTTGCGGTTGtatatatatcatcgagcgaggcggtcgttgtactaacgagttgatacggcgtatatgcgtaataaggacttgcaaaccttattacgggtgcaaatcgtgtctagcaagtgatgtacgatgagtgtttagcaagatagagcggtattgtgtgtgtgctttatacgttcgtgatctaatcgctttgcattccttagaatggcgacgggaaacgggatcgagacgaacgatttggagtttaacgctagagttgcggccgccgttgcggagcaaatgagtgcgtttcgagaaaaaatggataggaagtattccgaacttcaaggtagtggtggaatggagcattgtcttaagagcttcatgaggactaaacccccaatgtatgacgggaaaccggatcctttggtaagcacaacttggatctcggatgtcgaagggtgttttcgtactattgaatgccctcccaagaaaaagacaagactcgctactagtttgttgcggagtagggcgaaggattggttggatggtaagattgatcttgtcggtggcgaaacatttatgacgttatcgtgggatgagtttaagaaagaattcttcgaggagttccgaacttcagccgatttgtcggaaatgcgtaatgagttgcgaaatttgcaacagggttctatgggtttgaatactctcaagacgacctttatggcgaaggctcgtttttgcccggagtatttggagaataaccatttgttgatgcaagatttctatcgaactttgaatgatgacttgaagaataagattagccggggttacgcgaaatcgttttcggaattatttgccgtggctagaggtttcgagtcgtattcgcgatcaaagatgggtgaaccttcaagtgagagaagggttgtttcttatggtgctccaagtaagaggactaagggtccgagtgtgagcacgggtggtacgaggatgagtatatcggattctagcgcgtctagatgttacaattgtggcatgaggggtcacaagtcttgggaatgttcggttccaaagggtgatggcatggtgtgcttcatttgccaagaagaaggacatcgtaagtaggaatgtcccaagttagcggggacgggtgcggcaaggagacgttaaggtacgtttcactTTAATAAAtctgtcctttgattatttattatgcgccgttgagtttgagtttattagatgcattgtttgtgcatgttattgatatgggtgacgttcctaatggaagtaccctatggtgacgtttgattgtcgggtgaagggcgtaagacttggtgcaaccaagcattccttagtatttgggaaatgtttctaccgagccatggaaatgggttttggtgttcggttgttaagcgcgtgtttgcttttgtgttgaagttgatgaaccatgaggttcgacgggtgggatgaaacccgagaaatcgagtgttgatctcaatGTATGTTGGTAAAAGAGTctgcatgacgcgacattaggtgcctctttcatacctactagcgtggtgttcgactccaattgtgttgtggttacattgtacttagggtgccggagagaaacccttaggtacatgagtgactaggtaaaATTTGACaagctaaagcaattggatgattgcgagagtatagtttgtgtaatttgtggtacactttttgttcgaagtgttaaaGGATAGTTTAAGAtctgctcaaggttggagcaatatatggtgatgggtcgtgtgaacccaattattggtaaagtctacctttggtagcattgtacgattgtacaagatgcggttatggaacgtagttccaaatgggggagttacactcccgcacgaggaagttctagtgtgagatttcggatgacgttttagtagatccggaatttgtgtcgggacctagatttggtcgattgtggtagagtacaatttcggttaaattgttcttatgattttggatttgaattatctccaaggtggtaatgtggtaaatctcgttgagagataatggacgtgtttgacgagcaaggtgaaatccctcggttaagggatgtgagtaccggattctcttctagagaattattgttttgtgcctatgtttgatataggtggttcttgcttgattgtgtgaatggttagtggtatccgttaggattcactatggcgtagcagagcgcgatgttacgttactcgttgtatgaggccaaaagagcgtcgattggtgaagcatgaccgttgacggggtccgctgacttcatcatgggagtagtgttatatcggtatggtataacgttattggaaaattcgagtaccgatggggaatgggattaccattcctgtgttgagattgagAAGTAGATcgcgtgtgtttgcggattcacgatgacgcgtgtagtttcggtcatcttattgtggaagtgagtcgcgtgtagttcggatttacaaatgactcgtgtggttgcggtcattatattgaggagtgagtcgcgtgtagttcggattcacaaatgacacgtgtggttgcggtcattctattgggatagtgactctcgtgtagttcggattcactaaggcgcgtgtagttcggccaatcccgattgttgtgcggtgaaggtagtgagtcacgtgtggtatgcggattcactaaggcgcgtgtagtttttatccagccttcatgttgttggatgcaTGAttcattggttgttttatacaccgatagtggggtcgtaaggaccatgatgtttgatctattggttgttttatacgccaatggtggggtcgtgaggaccatgttgtgggattagtgatgcgatagccgtgtttcgctcacatgttgttacgggtgtgacgatagtcgattctgtacaccttgggatttgcgttgccatagtcttTTGGGGCACTAACGGTTTTAGCCAtttgtttatgatgttacggtagttgcgtattggtagtgttgtgcactacaagggatgttgagtggtaagtgttatccgtaaggactcATTTTTAtttcggtcttcgtcggtttagacGGTTGACCATAGAGTGGGACTTGGTTATTTTAGCTTTGTACTTAGTAAAGGTACGCTGAATGGTTGATGTCTCGGTTCGagatttggttgagttttcccgatgtgagggatttgaGCAGGGTCTTAGCGCTTGGATTGTGATTGATAAGTCGcgagtgacgattttagttgttacaggtgattcattgggaagaattatctaggaaagtcggattgggacttatgttgaggaccgtggagtgtagttccggttggttaagtgacgaggatcacgaggacgtgatcgattctaagtgggggagagttgtaagaccctaatatttattatacataGAGTATAAATGGCGTACATGAAGTGTATGATGCAGGGCGTAAATTATAAGCTCAGAAACTGCCCAGaccagtgtgcgcgccgcgcaccataaggtgaGCGCGCCACGCACTATGCCTGCGACAGTttcctgtctttttctatttttagtttaatgaggggctttttggtcatttcacttgaggccggatctgtggacttatcagctggtttggatccattgttagatcattttcacatccacaaacacactctcaactatctagagagagagatagatttctagagagagaattggggttttggagaagaagaagcttggtttgatcaaaagctcaagtgttaaagttgttcacctcgttcctagctacgttttggttgttgtggtaagttctaactccgaatttcattgtttgattttgatattcaagttgggtttgaacttaaattgtagataaacccatttaaactcttgaagtgagtttagtgatgctagtaatcgggtttatggttgttgttggtgggttttgggttgatgaacaaattggccatgattaggacttgtaattgggtaaatcactaggtttagtgattatggaagtgttggaacccattataGTGTATTTGATAGACTAATTTTGAAATAAGTCAAAATAAGGgggtatgggtgattttgagaatcataagtgtttaacacttacgattgggttaaattggcatataaagaccattctcacttgtgttagtgattattggttagtttgggcgcgttttgtgtttGTTAGTGCAATTGGCCAAATttacactaagtgtcgaattgagttggtttgtaaatccactctaagtgtgttgttgtatttgtgataatggaataggtacttttcattgacgggttgtggattattcggtggcattcatcaaggcgacaaggtgagtgttaatatcatatgtgcatatgtatgtgtaggatgggtgcgggtcgggtgaagtggttctcgattatagagctcacttcacatataggtggaattgatggacttgtgtataggtccaattggcacggttgtgcattttggttgaccacctttggcgaagtgcacattttgtgtgtacgttatcacacgtggttgtgatgtggatgatataaccccaatggcgaagggtttcgatattgagaagtgagtcacgtgtggatgcggattcacgatgacgcgtgtagttttcggtcatcttattgagttgtgaagtggatcacgtgtggatgcggattcacgatgacgcatgtagttcggtcatctt is from Rutidosis leptorrhynchoides isolate AG116_Rl617_1_P2 chromosome 10, CSIRO_AGI_Rlap_v1, whole genome shotgun sequence and encodes:
- the LOC139871495 gene encoding secreted RxLR effector protein 161-like; its protein translation is MELNIKLSAHEGKDLEDTTMYRKLVGSLIYLTLTRPGISFVVGVMSRYMQDPKKHHLEAVRRIMRYVKNTIGYGLMFKAGGDCKLVGYCDVDYAGDYDTRRSTTGYVFMLGSGSISWCSKRQPTVSLSSTEAEYRASAMAAQE